A genomic segment from Campylobacter sp. MIT 12-8780 encodes:
- the atpA gene encoding F0F1 ATP synthase subunit alpha, whose product MKLKADEISSIIKEKIENFDLNLEIEETGKIISIADGVAKVYGLKNVMASEMVEFENGEKGMALNLEEASVGVVILGKGEGLKEGSSVKRLKKLLSVPVGDAMIGRVVNALGEPIDAKGAIGASEFRFIEEKAKGIMARKSVHEPLQTGLKAIDALVPIGRGQRELIIGDRQTGKTTVAIDTIINQKGQDVICIYVAIGQKQSNVAQVVKRLEEHGAMDYTIVVSAGASDSAALQYIAPYAGVTMGEYFRDNARHALIIYDDLSKHAVAYREMSLILRRPPGREAYPGDVFYLHSRLLERASKLSDALGAGSLTALPIIETQAGDVSAYIPTNVISITDGQIFLETDLFNSGVRPAINVGLSVSRVGGAAQIKAIKQVAGTLRLDLAQYRELQAFAQFASDLDESSRKQLERGQRMVEILKQAPYSPLAVEKQVVLIFAGTRGILDSIPVNKINEFEAGLYSFIEAKYPEIFEQIRSKKALDKELEEKISTALNEYKSSHI is encoded by the coding sequence ATGAAACTTAAAGCTGATGAAATTAGCTCTATCATCAAAGAAAAGATTGAGAATTTTGATTTAAATCTTGAAATTGAAGAAACAGGTAAGATCATTTCAATAGCCGATGGTGTGGCAAAAGTATATGGACTTAAAAATGTCATGGCAAGCGAAATGGTTGAATTTGAAAATGGCGAAAAAGGTATGGCACTTAATCTTGAAGAAGCAAGCGTTGGTGTGGTTATACTTGGTAAGGGCGAGGGCTTAAAAGAAGGTTCTTCTGTAAAACGTCTTAAAAAACTTTTAAGTGTGCCAGTTGGCGATGCGATGATAGGACGCGTAGTGAATGCTTTAGGCGAGCCAATAGACGCAAAAGGCGCGATTGGAGCAAGTGAGTTCCGCTTTATCGAAGAAAAAGCCAAAGGCATTATGGCAAGAAAAAGCGTTCATGAGCCTTTACAAACTGGACTTAAAGCTATAGATGCTCTTGTGCCAATCGGTAGAGGACAAAGAGAGCTTATCATCGGTGATAGACAAACTGGAAAAACAACCGTTGCCATTGACACCATCATCAACCAAAAAGGACAAGATGTTATTTGTATCTATGTTGCTATAGGACAAAAACAAAGCAATGTTGCTCAAGTGGTAAAACGTTTAGAAGAGCATGGGGCTATGGATTATACTATAGTTGTAAGTGCTGGTGCTTCTGATTCTGCGGCTTTACAATACATCGCTCCTTATGCTGGTGTGACTATGGGTGAGTATTTTAGAGATAATGCTCGTCATGCTTTAATCATTTATGATGATCTTTCAAAACACGCTGTGGCTTATCGTGAAATGTCTTTGATTTTACGCCGTCCTCCAGGTCGTGAAGCGTATCCAGGCGATGTTTTTTACCTACATTCAAGATTGCTTGAAAGGGCTTCAAAGCTTAGTGACGCACTTGGTGCTGGTAGTTTAACAGCTTTACCTATCATTGAAACTCAAGCCGGAGATGTTTCAGCCTATATTCCTACCAATGTTATTTCAATCACTGATGGACAAATTTTCCTTGAAACAGACCTCTTTAATTCAGGTGTGCGTCCGGCGATAAATGTAGGCTTATCAGTTTCTCGTGTGGGTGGGGCAGCTCAGATTAAGGCTATCAAGCAAGTTGCAGGAACCTTAAGACTTGATCTAGCTCAATATAGAGAGCTTCAAGCTTTTGCTCAGTTTGCAAGTGATTTGGATGAATCAAGCCGCAAACAGCTTGAAAGAGGGCAAAGAATGGTTGAAATTCTTAAGCAAGCTCCATATTCTCCTTTGGCTGTTGAAAAACAAGTAGTATTAATTTTTGCTGGAACAAGAGGCATACTTGATTCTATTCCGGTAAACAAAATCAATGAATTTGAGGCTGGGCTTTATTCTTTCATAGAGGCAAAATATCCTGAAATTTTTGAGCAAATTCGCTCTAAAAAAGCTTTGGATAAAGAACTTGAAGAAAAGATTAGCACAGCACTTAATGAATACAAATCAAGTCATATATAA
- the atpG gene encoding ATP synthase F1 subunit gamma: MASLKEIKRKIKSVNNTQKTTKAMKLVSSAKLKRAEEAARRSKFYAQKIDEVLAEISLNFSKISKDDERFIFFQERAVKKLDIIFITADKGLCGGFNSRTIKSVNELMKEYSAKGVEVRLRAVGKTGIEFFRFQGIELLKTYEHLSSNPSYERACEVINEAVNDFLNKETDQVIIVHNGYKNMISQELKELHLLPVEPLKVQDESQISNSALELEPEGDELMQELMKTYFEYNMYFALIDSLAAEHSARMQAMDNASKNAKEMVKNLNLAYNKARQESITTELIEIISGVESMK; encoded by the coding sequence ATGGCTAGTCTTAAAGAGATAAAAAGAAAGATAAAAAGCGTCAATAACACGCAAAAAACAACTAAAGCGATGAAGCTTGTTTCTTCAGCTAAGCTTAAAAGAGCAGAAGAAGCGGCTAGACGCAGTAAGTTTTATGCACAAAAAATCGATGAAGTTTTAGCTGAAATTTCTTTAAATTTCAGCAAAATTTCAAAAGATGATGAACGTTTTATATTCTTTCAAGAAAGGGCTGTGAAAAAGCTGGATATCATCTTTATCACAGCAGATAAAGGGCTTTGTGGTGGCTTTAATTCAAGAACCATTAAAAGTGTGAATGAGCTGATGAAAGAATACAGCGCTAAAGGTGTAGAAGTTCGTTTGCGAGCTGTTGGAAAAACAGGTATTGAATTTTTTCGCTTTCAAGGCATTGAACTTTTAAAAACTTATGAACATTTAAGCTCAAATCCAAGTTATGAAAGGGCTTGCGAGGTGATTAATGAAGCGGTAAATGACTTCTTAAACAAAGAAACCGATCAAGTCATCATCGTGCATAATGGCTATAAAAATATGATCTCTCAAGAGCTTAAAGAGCTTCATTTGCTTCCAGTTGAGCCTTTAAAAGTGCAAGATGAAAGTCAAATTTCAAACTCAGCCCTAGAGCTTGAGCCAGAAGGTGATGAATTAATGCAAGAGTTGATGAAAACCTATTTTGAATACAATATGTATTTTGCCTTAATTGACTCTTTAGCCGCTGAGCATAGTGCAAGAATGCAGGCTATGGATAATGCGAGTAAAAATGCCAAAGAAATGGTTAAAAACTTAAATTTAGCCTATAATAAAGCAAGACAAGAAAGTATCACTACTGAACTTATAGAAATTATCAGTGGTGTTGAATCAATGAAATAA
- the atpD gene encoding F0F1 ATP synthase subunit beta: protein MSKQGLISQILGPVVDVDFSDYLPQLNEALIVNYELGGKKHKLVLEVAAHLGDERVRTIAMDMTEGLVRGLEVEATGAPISVPVGEKVLGRIFNVTGDLIDEGEELSFDKHWSIHRDPPPFEEQSTKSEIFETGIKVVDLLAPYAKGGKVGLFGGAGVGKTVIIMELIHNVAFKHSGYSVFAGVGERTREGNDLYNEMKESNVLDKVALCYGQMNEPPGARNRIALTGLTMAEYFRDEMGLDVLMFIDNIFRFSQSGSEMSALLGRIPSAVGYQPTLASEMGKFQERITSTKKGSITSVQAVYVPADDLTDPAPATVFAHLDATTVLNRAIAEKGIYPAVDPLDSTSRVLDPHIIGEEHYKVARGVQSVLQKYKDLQDIIAILGMDELSEEDKLVVERARKIEKFLSQPFFVAEVFTGSPGKYISLEDTIAGFKGILEGKYDHLPENAFYMVGNINEAIEKAEKAKG from the coding sequence ATGAGTAAGCAAGGATTGATTTCACAAATTTTAGGACCGGTGGTTGATGTTGATTTTAGTGATTATCTGCCACAGCTTAATGAAGCTTTGATTGTAAATTATGAATTAGGTGGCAAAAAACACAAACTCGTCTTAGAAGTCGCTGCTCATCTTGGTGATGAAAGGGTAAGAACCATCGCTATGGATATGACAGAAGGGCTTGTAAGAGGACTTGAAGTAGAAGCTACAGGAGCACCTATTAGCGTGCCAGTTGGTGAAAAAGTTTTAGGCAGAATTTTCAATGTAACTGGTGATCTTATAGATGAGGGCGAAGAATTAAGCTTTGATAAGCATTGGAGCATACATAGAGACCCACCTCCTTTTGAAGAACAAAGCACAAAAAGTGAAATTTTTGAAACAGGCATTAAGGTTGTGGATTTGCTCGCTCCTTACGCTAAGGGTGGAAAAGTCGGACTTTTTGGTGGTGCTGGTGTTGGAAAGACCGTTATTATCATGGAGCTTATCCATAATGTTGCGTTTAAGCATAGTGGATATTCAGTATTTGCAGGCGTGGGTGAGCGAACTCGTGAGGGAAATGACCTTTATAATGAAATGAAAGAAAGTAATGTTTTAGATAAGGTTGCCCTTTGCTACGGACAAATGAATGAACCACCAGGAGCTAGAAATCGTATCGCTTTAACAGGGCTTACTATGGCGGAGTATTTTAGAGATGAAATGGGACTTGATGTGCTTATGTTTATCGATAATATCTTTAGATTTTCTCAATCAGGCTCTGAAATGTCAGCGCTTCTTGGACGTATCCCTTCAGCTGTGGGTTATCAACCAACCTTAGCAAGTGAAATGGGTAAATTCCAAGAAAGAATTACTTCAACCAAAAAGGGCTCTATCACTTCAGTTCAAGCTGTTTATGTGCCAGCTGATGACTTAACTGACCCAGCCCCAGCAACCGTTTTTGCTCACCTTGATGCTACAACTGTTCTTAATAGAGCTATAGCTGAAAAAGGAATTTATCCAGCTGTTGATCCACTTGATTCAACTTCTCGTGTGCTTGATCCACATATCATCGGTGAAGAACATTATAAAGTCGCTCGTGGAGTGCAATCTGTGCTTCAAAAGTATAAGGACTTGCAAGATATCATCGCTATCTTAGGTATGGACGAGCTTAGCGAAGAAGATAAACTTGTGGTTGAAAGAGCAAGAAAGATAGAAAAATTCCTTTCTCAACCTTTCTTTGTGGCTGAAGTGTTCACAGGTAGCCCTGGTAAATATATCAGCCTTGAAGATACTATAGCTGGCTTTAAAGGAATTTTAGAAGGTAAATACGATCACTTACCAGAAAATGCATTTTACATGGTAGGTAACATCAATGAAGCCATTGAAAAGGCTGAAAAAGCTAAAGGCTAA
- the atpC gene encoding ATP synthase F1 subunit epsilon has protein sequence MSDLMHLEVVTPMGMIYEGEVRCVVLPGSEGEFGVLKGHASLISSLKAGVIDIEKADSKHELIAVDSGYAEVNEFKTTVLAKGAVAINADENSEIAQNLNAAKELLRSASSDSVALASTFANIDSKAGIK, from the coding sequence ATGAGTGATTTAATGCATTTAGAGGTGGTAACACCTATGGGTATGATTTATGAGGGTGAAGTGCGTTGTGTAGTTTTGCCCGGAAGCGAGGGTGAGTTTGGCGTGCTTAAAGGGCATGCTTCACTCATTTCATCTTTAAAAGCTGGGGTGATTGATATAGAAAAAGCTGATTCTAAGCATGAATTAATCGCTGTTGATTCAGGTTATGCAGAAGTGAATGAGTTTAAAACCACTGTTTTAGCCAAAGGTGCAGTAGCCATTAATGCAGATGAAAACAGCGAAATCGCACAAAATTTAAATGCAGCTAAAGAACTTCTTCGATCAGCAAGTTCTGATAGCGTGGCTCTAGCTTCTACTTTTGCAAATATAGACAGCAAAGCAGGGATAAAGTAA
- a CDS encoding MotA/TolQ/ExbB proton channel family protein → MNTASIIHFFNESSLITYIVLIWLSFYFILSFAILFARSTFLGVWINKEKGSLEYLLMGNKDISQTESILRKCPENEKNRLEIYKNLAEKRASVGLTWLSIIASTSPFIGLFGTVVSILETFGGLGTQNSLSIIAPKISEALVATGCGILVAIPAYSFHLSIKRKAFELMSVIDSEIKILTKA, encoded by the coding sequence ATCAATACGGCGTCCATCATACATTTTTTTAATGAATCAAGCCTTATCACTTACATAGTATTAATTTGGCTTTCTTTTTATTTTATTTTAAGCTTTGCTATTTTATTTGCTCGATCGACTTTTTTAGGCGTTTGGATCAACAAAGAAAAAGGAAGTTTAGAATACTTACTTATGGGAAACAAAGATATTTCTCAAACCGAATCTATACTCAGAAAATGTCCGGAAAATGAAAAAAATCGCCTTGAAATTTATAAAAATTTAGCTGAAAAAAGAGCAAGTGTAGGACTAACTTGGCTTTCTATCATCGCTTCAACTTCTCCTTTTATAGGGCTTTTTGGAACGGTTGTATCTATACTTGAAACCTTTGGTGGACTTGGCACTCAAAACTCTTTAAGTATCATCGCTCCAAAGATAAGCGAAGCACTCGTTGCTACAGGTTGCGGGATACTCGTGGCTATACCAGCTTATAGCTTTCACTTAAGCATAAAAAGAAAAGCATTTGAACTTATGAGTGTCATTGATAGCGAAATAAAAATTCTTACGAAGGCATAA
- a CDS encoding ExbD/TolR family protein codes for MSFLDEKPELNITPLVDIMLVLLAILMVTAPSITYEENINLPKGSQKTNSTATLKSLIIAVNSKREIFINEKKFNFVSFADNLAILKPQFKLDEPVFIRADKELKYDDVIFVLRVVKNLGFNKVSLQTE; via the coding sequence TTGTCATTTCTTGATGAAAAACCAGAACTCAATATCACGCCTTTGGTTGATATTATGCTTGTTTTACTTGCCATTTTAATGGTAACTGCACCAAGTATTACTTATGAAGAAAACATCAATCTCCCAAAAGGCTCGCAAAAGACAAATTCAACAGCAACGCTTAAAAGTCTTATCATCGCTGTAAATAGCAAAAGAGAAATTTTTATCAATGAAAAAAAATTTAACTTTGTAAGTTTTGCAGATAACCTAGCCATACTCAAACCACAATTTAAACTTGATGAGCCTGTTTTTATACGAGCTGATAAAGAACTTAAATACGATGATGTGATTTTTGTTTTAAGGGTGGTAAAAAATTTAGGCTTTAACAAGGTTTCTTTACAAACGGAGTAG
- a CDS encoding TonB C-terminal domain-containing protein, with translation MKDYGVGSFNAFLLALIVYMALVFFIAFKLSEEAKQSVKYTDIANSFVDVELGEYQATPAQNTQSNPEKQAKIEEEQLKETTNKAVETKEDTQKASDISSLFGNVKDYQEEQSSKVQSSSKSQSKTTTTSTSASNIVKQLNDSLINQSDKIGQSSQKQMTGVYDEFLGKIARRMQENWLLYPRSGNFSVIVHFFIDSNGIFGYTSVSKSGNAEFDAKVELFLEDLKGKFIAYPPNSKRYEDTASISDEISMQQH, from the coding sequence TTGAAAGATTATGGTGTAGGATCATTTAACGCTTTTTTGCTCGCTTTAATCGTTTATATGGCTCTTGTTTTTTTTATCGCTTTTAAACTCAGTGAAGAAGCCAAACAAAGTGTAAAATACACTGATATAGCAAATAGCTTTGTTGATGTAGAACTTGGCGAATACCAAGCTACACCCGCACAAAACACACAATCAAATCCCGAGAAACAAGCCAAAATAGAAGAAGAACAACTTAAAGAAACGACAAATAAAGCCGTTGAGACAAAAGAAGATACCCAAAAAGCAAGTGATATTAGCTCTTTGTTTGGCAATGTCAAAGATTATCAAGAAGAGCAAAGCTCTAAGGTGCAATCATCTAGCAAATCTCAAAGCAAGACAACCACTACAAGCACAAGCGCTTCAAATATCGTAAAGCAACTCAATGACTCACTCATCAATCAAAGCGACAAGATAGGACAAAGCTCACAAAAGCAGATGACAGGAGTATATGATGAGTTTTTGGGTAAGATCGCAAGAAGAATGCAAGAAAATTGGTTACTTTATCCAAGGAGCGGAAATTTTAGCGTGATCGTGCATTTTTTTATAGATAGTAACGGAATTTTTGGATATACTTCAGTTTCAAAAAGTGGCAATGCTGAATTTGACGCAAAGGTTGAACTTTTTTTAGAAGATTTAAAAGGTAAGTTTATCGCGTATCCACCAAATTCAAAAAGATACGAAGATACAGCTTCTATAAGCGATGAAATCAGTATGCAGCAACATTAA
- the tolB gene encoding Tol-Pal system protein TolB produces the protein MKKIFGLFFLILSALFAADEASISIVNKGTVLPKIIIKDNSTLSDTSLKRNFYNLILNDLKISSNFEVLERGNEQGNYLLEYELNKEGGNTLNLRVKIKADGTEKSNKSYSVPSLELYPFLAHTSIKDSVNTLGLAPVEWMDHKILIAKTSSSKRSQIIMADYTLTYQKVVVAGGLNLFPKWANKAQTAFYYTAYDHNIPTLYRYDLNTNKATRILSSGGMIVASDVSEDENKILVTMAPQDQPDVYLYDLKKKSLIKITNYSGVDVNGNFIENDQKVIFVSDRLGYPNLFMQKIGGSNAEQVVFHGRNNTAVSTYKNYIVYSSREMEQRGVFNIYLMSTESDYIRQLTANGKNLFPRFSSDGGSIVFIKYLGNQTALGIIRVNANKSFHFPLKVGKIQSIDW, from the coding sequence ATGAAAAAAATCTTTGGACTTTTCTTTTTGATCTTATCAGCTCTTTTTGCAGCTGATGAAGCCTCTATTTCTATCGTCAATAAAGGCACTGTTTTACCAAAAATCATCATCAAAGATAACTCAACACTTAGTGACACAAGCTTAAAAAGAAATTTTTACAATCTCATCTTAAATGATTTAAAAATCAGCTCAAATTTTGAAGTACTTGAAAGAGGTAATGAACAAGGCAATTACCTGCTTGAATACGAACTAAACAAAGAAGGTGGCAATACTTTAAATTTAAGAGTAAAGATTAAAGCTGATGGCACAGAAAAAAGTAACAAAAGCTACTCAGTGCCAAGTCTTGAGCTCTATCCTTTCCTAGCTCACACAAGCATTAAAGACTCGGTTAATACCTTAGGCTTAGCTCCGGTTGAATGGATGGATCATAAAATTTTGATTGCTAAAACTTCAAGCTCAAAAAGAAGCCAAATCATCATGGCTGATTATACACTTACTTATCAAAAAGTCGTTGTAGCAGGCGGATTAAACCTCTTTCCAAAATGGGCAAACAAAGCTCAAACTGCATTTTACTACACTGCTTATGATCATAATATCCCTACACTTTATCGTTATGATCTTAACACAAACAAAGCCACAAGGATACTTTCAAGCGGAGGTATGATCGTCGCAAGCGATGTGAGTGAAGATGAAAATAAAATCCTTGTTACTATGGCACCACAAGATCAGCCCGATGTATATCTTTACGATCTTAAAAAAAAGAGTTTGATTAAAATCACAAATTATTCAGGCGTTGATGTAAATGGAAATTTCATCGAAAATGATCAAAAAGTAATTTTTGTAAGCGATCGCTTGGGTTATCCAAACCTTTTTATGCAAAAAATAGGCGGATCAAATGCCGAGCAAGTTGTTTTTCACGGGCGTAACAATACAGCTGTTTCAACCTACAAAAACTATATCGTGTATTCAAGTCGTGAGATGGAACAAAGAGGCGTGTTTAATATCTATTTAATGAGTACAGAAAGTGATTATATCCGCCAACTTACAGCAAATGGCAAGAATTTATTCCCTCGTTTTTCAAGCGATGGTGGAAGTATAGTGTTTATCAAATATCTTGGTAATCAAACAGCTTTAGGGATAATCCGCGTAAATGCCAACAAATCCTTTCATTTTCCACTCAAGGTTGGGAAAATTCAATCGATTGATTGGTAA
- a CDS encoding OmpA family protein: MKKILLISVAVFAMILSGCQATKKSPSVTQTGSTQGTSGAASGGNDTFGGVGSLASGLGKIYFDFDKYNIRSDMQAVVNAGADLLKGQAGGAQITVEGNCDEWGTDEYNQALGLRRANAVKRALVTLGLDSKQIAVKSYGETNPVCTERTAECDALNRRAEIKVGL; the protein is encoded by the coding sequence ATGAAGAAAATTCTCTTAATCTCAGTTGCAGTTTTTGCAATGATTCTTAGTGGTTGCCAAGCAACTAAAAAATCACCTTCAGTTACCCAAACAGGTAGCACACAAGGTACTAGCGGTGCTGCTTCTGGTGGTAACGATACTTTTGGTGGTGTTGGTTCTCTTGCGAGCGGACTTGGAAAAATCTATTTTGATTTTGACAAATACAACATCAGATCAGATATGCAAGCTGTTGTAAATGCAGGTGCTGATTTACTTAAAGGTCAAGCAGGTGGTGCTCAAATTACAGTTGAAGGAAACTGCGATGAGTGGGGAACTGATGAATACAACCAAGCTCTTGGTTTAAGAAGAGCAAATGCTGTAAAAAGAGCTTTAGTTACTCTAGGTCTTGATTCAAAACAAATTGCAGTAAAAAGCTATGGCGAAACTAACCCAGTTTGTACTGAAAGAACAGCAGAATGTGACGCACTAAATCGTCGTGCAGAGATTAAAGTTGGACTCTAA
- a CDS encoding tetratricopeptide repeat protein: MKKILLTLAALFSAALAETSAFDAGNINNNSGYGLTQNEKILKDKLDTLNNNYLQNNARINSVNEQIEGIQSTLEGINSQYSKTNTKITQLEQNLSKELQKLRVYAEESRKIQEANNKQIKQVLSELSQLMDTYINQNTQDQNLSQTPQITSSTDENKSKQVIPTTQKKQDDESWKKKELDELLELALKEFNNKNNYENSKVKFEYLIEKNYKPALSNFHIGEIEYKKKRYANAINYYKKSAQLYSKAKYMPTLLYHTAISLDKVGDTKAANGFYQALKKDYPQSKEAKAAPNRK; the protein is encoded by the coding sequence ATGAAAAAAATACTACTAACTTTGGCAGCTCTTTTTAGTGCTGCCTTAGCTGAAACTTCAGCTTTTGACGCAGGAAACATTAATAATAATTCTGGCTATGGACTTACACAAAACGAAAAAATTCTAAAAGACAAGCTTGATACACTCAATAACAATTATCTGCAAAACAACGCAAGGATAAATTCAGTCAATGAACAAATAGAAGGCATACAAAGCACTCTAGAAGGTATTAACTCACAATACAGCAAAACAAATACCAAAATCACTCAACTTGAACAAAATCTCAGCAAAGAACTCCAAAAACTTCGAGTTTATGCTGAAGAAAGCCGAAAAATTCAAGAAGCAAATAACAAACAAATCAAACAAGTTCTAAGCGAACTCAGTCAGCTTATGGATACTTATATCAACCAAAACACACAGGATCAAAATTTAAGTCAAACACCGCAAATAACTTCATCAACAGATGAAAATAAAAGCAAACAAGTAATACCAACTACACAAAAAAAACAAGATGATGAATCTTGGAAGAAAAAAGAATTAGACGAGCTTTTAGAACTTGCTTTAAAAGAATTTAACAATAAAAACAATTATGAAAACTCAAAAGTAAAATTTGAGTATTTAATCGAAAAAAATTACAAGCCAGCCTTATCAAATTTTCATATAGGCGAGATAGAATACAAGAAAAAACGTTACGCAAACGCGATAAATTATTATAAAAAAAGTGCTCAGTTATATTCAAAAGCAAAATATATGCCAACCTTGCTTTATCATACAGCCATTAGCCTTGATAAAGTGGGCGATACAAAAGCAGCAAATGGCTTTTATCAGGCTTTGAAAAAGGACTATCCACAAAGCAAAGAAGCTAAAGCCGCACCAAATAGAAAATAA
- a CDS encoding FKBP-type peptidyl-prolyl cis-trans isomerase: MSIAKNSVVSMFYELKDANTGELLESNLHSAPVSFILGKGQILEGLEEEIAKLDCPSEADVIIKKDKALGEYDQSAVQTLPKEQFAGIDLKVGMELFGESEDGGTVRVIVKDIKDDEVVIDYNHAYAGRDLLFSLNILDVREASEDEILTGIIAGSGSCGCGGHDHDHHHGGGGCCGGHGGGCGCH; the protein is encoded by the coding sequence ATGTCAATAGCTAAAAATAGCGTAGTTTCAATGTTTTATGAACTTAAAGACGCCAACACAGGAGAACTTTTAGAGTCAAACTTACATTCAGCCCCAGTTTCTTTTATACTTGGAAAGGGACAAATTTTAGAGGGCTTAGAAGAAGAAATTGCTAAGCTTGATTGTCCTAGTGAGGCTGATGTTATCATTAAAAAAGATAAGGCTTTAGGCGAGTATGATCAAAGTGCAGTGCAAACCTTACCAAAAGAGCAATTTGCTGGCATTGATTTAAAAGTAGGTATGGAACTTTTTGGTGAAAGCGAAGATGGTGGCACCGTGCGGGTTATAGTAAAAGATATTAAAGATGATGAGGTTGTGATTGATTATAATCACGCTTATGCAGGCAGGGATTTGCTTTTTAGTCTTAATATACTTGATGTGCGCGAAGCTAGCGAAGATGAAATTTTAACTGGTATTATAGCAGGTAGCGGAAGTTGTGGTTGTGGGGGACATGATCATGATCATCATCACGGCGGTGGAGGATGCTGCGGCGGACATGGCGGTGGTTGTGGTTGCCACTGA
- the fabD gene encoding ACP S-malonyltransferase — MKAVFIFAGQGSQTLGMAKDFYENCAQAKELLQNASDHCKLDFKHLLFEPNEDLNKSEFTQPAIVLSSLMAYLAFKERLDLECECALGHSLGEISALSVQGGINFLNALSLVRNRALFMQEDCDKIEAGMLVVLGLSDEKVEELCQDALAKNKQIYAANYNCDGQIVVAGMKAHLQAYEVEFKKAGAKRVMLLNMSVASHCPLLKEASVKFKALLENSLSSSFKPVISNANAKPYTSEDEASTLLSEQLIKPVLYKQSIKNVEANTDFFIEFSSAILKGLNKKNTSKETYSFTNLNELDEIIKVIGR, encoded by the coding sequence ATGAAAGCTGTTTTTATCTTTGCAGGACAAGGCTCACAAACTCTTGGCATGGCTAAGGATTTTTATGAAAATTGCGCTCAAGCTAAAGAGCTTTTGCAAAATGCAAGCGATCATTGTAAGCTTGATTTTAAACACTTGCTTTTTGAGCCAAATGAGGATTTAAATAAAAGCGAATTTACCCAGCCAGCTATAGTTTTAAGCTCTTTAATGGCGTATCTTGCTTTTAAAGAAAGACTTGATTTAGAGTGCGAATGTGCTTTGGGGCATTCTTTGGGCGAAATTTCAGCCCTTAGCGTTCAAGGTGGCATTAATTTTCTTAATGCGCTTTCTTTGGTAAGAAATAGAGCTTTATTTATGCAAGAAGATTGTGATAAGATAGAAGCTGGTATGCTTGTAGTTTTAGGGCTGAGTGATGAAAAAGTTGAAGAGCTTTGTCAAGATGCCTTGGCAAAAAACAAGCAAATTTATGCAGCAAATTACAATTGCGACGGACAAATCGTCGTAGCTGGTATGAAAGCACATTTACAAGCTTATGAGGTTGAGTTTAAAAAAGCTGGGGCAAAAAGGGTTATGCTTTTAAATATGAGCGTGGCAAGTCATTGTCCGCTTTTAAAAGAAGCTAGTGTGAAATTTAAAGCCTTGCTTGAAAATAGCCTTTCATCAAGCTTTAAACCAGTAATCTCAAATGCAAATGCCAAGCCTTACACAAGCGAAGATGAGGCTTCAACTTTACTGAGCGAGCAGCTTATAAAACCGGTGCTGTATAAACAAAGTATAAAAAATGTCGAGGCAAATACGGACTTTTTTATAGAGTTTTCAAGCGCTATTTTAAAAGGCTTAAACAAAAAAAATACAAGTAAAGAGACGTATTCTTTTACAAATTTAAACGAACTTGATGAAATCATAAAGGTGATAGGACGATGA